ATCCCATCCTGCTGACAGAGACGTTCTAAAATTGGGATGAGACCAGAAAGATGAGTTGAGTGATTCCAGACTAATCTGCCATCTTTGCCAGAAGCGTCTTTTGCGGGTTTGCCCATGATAATTAAGCCGCTTCTAAAGGAGCCATTGTTAAACCAGCTCGACGCAGCTGTTGATGATACAGTTCCGCCATTTCTTGGGGGCCAACCCAGACAATAGCTTGCCCTTCATAATGTATCTGATTAGTCAAATCCCAAGCTCTATCACCAGTCATCCCCGGAATATACTTCATCAAACACTCAGACACGTGTTGAAAAGTATTAAAGTCATCGTTTAAAACAATCACTTTGTAATTCGGATAAGTCTTGCGGACAACTTCAGTAGTCTTTCCAGGAGTGACAGTTGGTGCTGTACCCGCTCCATATACAGCTGCTGAAAGTCTTGTAACCATAAAACAGTAAGCCAACAGAATTTTACAAAACTACACTACAAATAACTAGTCTAGTCTAAGTAGGTAAACAAAAAAAATTAAAGGTGTGTAAAGATAAGTAAATACGGAAAAACATATATTAGGGTGATGTAAATATGGGGTCAAGGTTAAGGATATTCCTGACAAAAAAACAAGATAGAGAGTTGTTTGACCTG
The window above is part of the Nodularia spumigena CCY9414 genome. Proteins encoded here:
- the clpS gene encoding ATP-dependent Clp protease adapter ClpS; protein product: MVTRLSAAVYGAGTAPTVTPGKTTEVVRKTYPNYKVIVLNDDFNTFQHVSECLMKYIPGMTGDRAWDLTNQIHYEGQAIVWVGPQEMAELYHQQLRRAGLTMAPLEAA